Proteins from one Canis aureus isolate CA01 chromosome 20, VMU_Caureus_v.1.0, whole genome shotgun sequence genomic window:
- the NUDT6 gene encoding nucleoside diphosphate-linked moiety X motif 6 isoform X3 codes for MWKFPGGLSEPGEDIGDTAVREVFEETGIKSEFKSLLSIRQQHASPGAFGKSDMYIICRLKPYSFTINFCQHECLRCEWMDLNDLIKTENTTPITSRVARLLLYGYREGFDKIDFTMEELPAVYTGLFYKLYHKKLPDNYRTMTGMN; via the coding sequence GAGACACAGCAGTTCGAGAAGTTTTTGAAGAGACTGGTATAAAATCAGAGTTCAAGTCCCTCCTGAGCATTCGGCAACAGCACGCCAGTCCTGGAGCTTTTGGGAAGTCAGATATGTATATCATCTGTCGCTTAAAGCCATATTCATTCACCATAAATTTTTGCCAGCATGAATGCTTAAGGTGTGAATGGATGGATCTCAATGACCTGATCAAGACTGAAAATACAACTCCTATCACCAGCAGAGTTGCTAGGCTGCTGCTCTATGGGTATAGAGAAGGCTTTGACAAGATTGATTTCACCATGGAAGAACTTCCGGCAGTTTACACAGGCTTGTTCTATAAACTCTATCACAAGAAACTGCCAGACAATTACAGAACTATGACAGGAATGAATTAA